The following are from one region of the Alicyclobacillus fastidiosus genome:
- a CDS encoding peptide ABC transporter substrate-binding protein, with amino-acid sequence MKSAWKSGLTGLLSMGAIGLMLTGCGTSTGNNAGTGDASTITDNQKPQPGGNLTLDLSQAVPDVDPAIGYDTTSSEILYQLYEPLVTYKKNTYQIVGDLAKSYNVSADGLTYTFHLRQGVKFWNNDPMTSKDFVFELERILNPNMKPNPSPGSSFFMDIAGAQAYYNGQAKTISGVSTPDDHTLVIKLVKPESFFLQVLALPFLSAVDPNFVNKVGNAAFNTTQAMGTGPFELVTNNQSQVVLKRNPNYWQKDQYGNQLPYLNQITFNVNANTQLDVMHWEQGETAFLSPWVTGGNGIPTSAFPSIMANPQYSKLVQKQAENSVAYIGLNVSKTLGGKANPLSNIDVRKAIEYAFNDQQIVKLNNGAVLPLNQPLPSGMPGYVQHLSPNATYTFNLAKAKQLLKQAGYAHGLTLTLWDQNTPDARKMDQAFQAMMQQIGITVKINEVSWSDFLAKEMSGDAQMFWGGWSQDFPDPSDFLNTLFNSNQRPQNNNTMYDNAQVDAWLNEAQFMTNQSQRNALYAKVTNQVMADATWVPVYQFTGYYTVQPWVHGFYTSPVMFDPFQYIWIDQNHSS; translated from the coding sequence ATGAAATCAGCATGGAAGAGCGGCCTAACTGGCCTACTTTCAATGGGTGCCATCGGACTGATGCTTACCGGCTGTGGCACATCCACAGGCAACAATGCTGGAACTGGTGATGCATCCACTATTACGGACAATCAAAAGCCGCAACCCGGTGGCAATTTAACACTCGATTTAAGTCAGGCAGTCCCAGATGTAGATCCGGCGATTGGCTACGATACTACTTCTTCAGAGATTTTGTATCAGCTCTACGAGCCATTGGTCACATATAAGAAAAACACTTATCAAATCGTGGGCGACCTCGCAAAATCGTACAACGTGTCTGCAGATGGTTTAACCTACACGTTTCATCTCCGCCAAGGCGTGAAGTTCTGGAACAACGACCCGATGACTTCCAAGGACTTTGTGTTTGAATTAGAACGGATTCTCAATCCCAACATGAAACCAAATCCATCACCAGGAAGTTCGTTCTTCATGGACATCGCTGGTGCGCAGGCATATTACAACGGACAGGCAAAGACTATCAGCGGTGTGAGCACACCGGATGATCACACACTGGTCATTAAACTGGTTAAACCAGAATCATTTTTCTTACAGGTGTTGGCACTCCCGTTCTTGTCAGCGGTTGATCCGAACTTCGTCAACAAGGTCGGAAATGCTGCGTTCAACACGACGCAGGCAATGGGGACCGGTCCATTCGAGCTCGTGACCAACAATCAAAGTCAGGTTGTGTTGAAGCGGAATCCAAACTACTGGCAAAAGGATCAATATGGAAACCAATTGCCGTACTTGAACCAAATCACCTTCAATGTGAATGCGAATACGCAGCTCGATGTGATGCATTGGGAACAAGGCGAGACCGCCTTCCTAAGCCCGTGGGTAACTGGCGGGAACGGAATTCCAACGTCGGCCTTTCCATCCATTATGGCTAATCCGCAGTACAGCAAGTTAGTTCAGAAGCAGGCAGAAAACTCGGTGGCTTACATCGGTTTGAATGTCAGCAAAACGCTTGGTGGTAAAGCGAATCCGCTCAGCAACATCGACGTCCGCAAAGCCATTGAGTATGCATTTAACGATCAACAAATTGTGAAATTGAACAATGGTGCTGTTTTGCCGTTGAATCAGCCGTTGCCAAGCGGTATGCCTGGATACGTTCAGCACTTGAGTCCTAACGCGACGTATACCTTTAATCTCGCGAAGGCAAAACAACTATTGAAACAAGCTGGTTACGCACATGGACTCACGTTAACCCTGTGGGATCAAAATACGCCGGATGCGAGAAAGATGGACCAGGCCTTCCAGGCCATGATGCAGCAGATCGGCATCACGGTGAAAATCAACGAAGTATCCTGGAGCGATTTCCTGGCTAAGGAGATGTCGGGTGACGCGCAGATGTTTTGGGGTGGTTGGTCGCAGGACTTCCCCGACCCATCGGACTTTTTAAACACGCTGTTCAACTCGAACCAGCGGCCACAGAACAACAACACCATGTATGATAATGCACAGGTGGATGCGTGGTTAAATGAAGCTCAGTTCATGACCAATCAATCACAGCGCAATGCCCTCTACGCCAAGGTCACGAACCAAGTGATGGCGGATGCAACTTGGGTGCCCGTTTATCAGTTCACGGGTTACTATACAGTACAGCCATGGGTGCATGGTTTTTACACCAGCCCTGTGATGTTTGATCCGTTCCAGTATATCTGGATCGACCAAAACCACAGCAGTTAA
- a CDS encoding PIG-L family deacetylase translates to MANKLMVVAHPDDESIFGGAQLIQGTGWKVVCVTNGDNRLRSKEFARAMNFVGADYEMWSYKDAWDGNFNIVKLKSDLEKLLASGNYTKVVTHNLRGEYGHTQHKCLAKILRQLVTKNLYAFSLRKAGLPKEVSDKKRRLINIYKSQAKTIQELDLERHITHELVVRVN, encoded by the coding sequence ATGGCAAACAAATTAATGGTGGTTGCTCATCCAGACGACGAAAGTATCTTTGGAGGTGCGCAACTCATTCAGGGAACGGGCTGGAAGGTTGTCTGTGTAACCAATGGTGACAATCGCTTGCGCTCGAAAGAATTTGCAAGAGCGATGAATTTTGTGGGGGCTGATTATGAAATGTGGTCATATAAAGATGCGTGGGACGGAAACTTTAACATCGTCAAACTGAAGAGCGACCTCGAAAAACTTCTAGCTAGCGGGAACTACACGAAGGTCGTTACCCATAATTTACGAGGCGAGTATGGACACACACAGCACAAATGTTTAGCAAAAATTTTACGCCAGCTCGTTACGAAAAACCTTTATGCATTTTCGCTGAGAAAAGCAGGATTGCCGAAAGAAGTATCAGATAAGAAGAGAAGGCTAATTAACATCTATAAGAGCCAAGCAAAAACAATTCAGGAACTAGATTTGGAAAGGCATATAACGCATGAACTTGTTGTTCGTGTTAATTAG
- a CDS encoding glycosyltransferase, translating to MKVLMVVTYLNVGGTETHVLSLARSLKRMGHTVGIATTGGPFEEKFKASGVSVHRIPKHANLHSMARAIRNIVQVGAYEIVHAHDEESFDVVGMGQKLIRVPCVITVHGRYHSIPSLKRAAASANRVIAVSPSVYRWVQRIGVKHKRLEMLPNGIETALYAPPEKGNRKSLANSTSEFVVAYVGRFEGFKATVAKRVITASTLIAHNCPAFKLIMHGVGPARSQLIRHANRANQRLGRQYIRFVPTTQLVLTTYRAADLVIGSGRVAMEAMASGKPVIAMGNAGYVGVIDEKSMHRAVDGNFGDHSAPYASTPEMLARDMKRCMKHSPGYMRRLGTSSRRLIVNRFGAGQVGRRIEQIYANALHNKK from the coding sequence GTGAAGGTTTTGATGGTCGTGACCTACTTGAATGTGGGGGGAACTGAAACACACGTGTTGTCTTTGGCGCGATCGCTTAAAAGAATGGGCCATACCGTGGGGATTGCGACTACGGGAGGACCCTTTGAAGAAAAATTCAAAGCTTCTGGGGTATCCGTTCATCGTATCCCTAAACACGCAAACCTCCACAGTATGGCGCGGGCCATTCGGAACATCGTCCAGGTCGGAGCATATGAAATCGTACACGCCCACGACGAGGAATCCTTCGATGTAGTGGGAATGGGTCAAAAGTTAATTCGTGTGCCATGCGTCATCACAGTTCATGGACGATACCACTCGATCCCTTCGTTAAAACGCGCTGCAGCGTCCGCGAACCGTGTAATTGCTGTATCACCTAGTGTTTATAGATGGGTACAACGGATTGGGGTAAAACATAAACGGTTAGAGATGCTACCGAACGGAATTGAGACAGCACTCTATGCCCCGCCTGAAAAAGGGAACCGTAAATCGCTAGCGAACAGTACAAGTGAATTTGTGGTCGCCTACGTGGGCCGCTTTGAAGGGTTTAAGGCGACTGTTGCAAAAAGGGTGATCACCGCGAGTACGCTCATCGCGCACAACTGCCCTGCCTTTAAGCTGATTATGCACGGGGTGGGCCCTGCGCGATCGCAGTTAATTCGTCATGCAAATCGAGCAAATCAGCGGCTAGGACGCCAATATATTCGTTTCGTGCCAACGACGCAATTGGTACTGACAACTTATCGTGCAGCTGATCTAGTCATAGGATCTGGAAGAGTTGCTATGGAGGCAATGGCGAGTGGAAAACCCGTCATTGCAATGGGGAATGCTGGATATGTTGGCGTGATCGATGAGAAAAGCATGCACCGCGCTGTCGACGGCAATTTTGGCGACCATTCTGCGCCCTATGCGAGTACACCAGAAATGTTGGCTCGAGATATGAAACGCTGCATGAAGCATTCCCCTGGCTACATGAGGAGATTGGGCACCTCAAGTAGAAGGTTGATTGTCAACCGCTTTGGCGCCGGCCAGGTCGGGCGCAGGATTGAACAGATATACGCAAACGCGCTCCACAACAAGAAATAA
- a CDS encoding glycosyltransferase yields MIHKLLQGGGTETHVMNLAKQLRRKGHHVGIFTSGGLWMHKVRSLGIPVHHYRFTSQALSQVIVRHAYHVIHAHDSPSLRLIEHTQIPAKKRVFMTIHGMYIDGSLIRRCLTKTSHVIVVSPALRAYVTHLGIPSSKVKLIKNGVSMTNFKVTTNQYRSARYGIPNHMKVIGYVGRFTLQKRLLGQRIVRILAGISRNRRDVCVLVAGRGSQTSVRNSVRCRVLGHVDDMTAFYNSCDVIIASGRTAIEALACGVPTIAVGTGGYMGPVLPSTWLQAVNSNFGDHVINRTNWTNAKLLNDTRNLLDRSNKVNGELKVIYQRVRLHYSDESKVRQLEQTYST; encoded by the coding sequence ATGATTCACAAACTTCTTCAAGGTGGTGGAACCGAAACGCACGTAATGAATTTGGCGAAGCAACTTCGTCGTAAGGGACATCATGTAGGTATCTTTACGTCTGGAGGTTTGTGGATGCATAAAGTCAGAAGCCTTGGCATACCTGTACATCACTATCGGTTCACATCGCAAGCATTGAGCCAAGTCATTGTTCGTCACGCCTACCATGTGATACATGCCCACGACAGTCCAAGCTTACGACTCATCGAACATACACAAATTCCAGCTAAGAAACGAGTGTTTATGACAATCCACGGTATGTATATCGATGGCTCGTTGATTCGGCGCTGTCTCACGAAAACAAGTCACGTGATTGTTGTTTCACCTGCGTTGAGGGCATATGTCACGCATCTAGGCATCCCCTCTTCGAAAGTAAAACTAATCAAAAACGGTGTCTCCATGACGAACTTCAAAGTGACCACCAATCAATACCGTTCAGCCCGATACGGAATCCCAAACCATATGAAAGTAATAGGGTATGTCGGTAGATTTACACTACAAAAACGATTGCTTGGACAACGGATTGTTCGGATCTTGGCTGGGATATCGAGAAATCGACGAGACGTATGTGTGTTAGTGGCAGGCCGAGGCTCCCAGACATCAGTAAGGAATTCGGTACGCTGTCGAGTCCTCGGACATGTCGATGACATGACGGCCTTCTACAATTCGTGCGACGTCATTATCGCTTCAGGTCGTACTGCCATCGAAGCATTAGCGTGTGGTGTCCCTACAATTGCTGTTGGAACCGGTGGATACATGGGCCCTGTTCTTCCATCAACCTGGTTACAAGCGGTGAATAGCAATTTTGGGGACCACGTAATCAACCGTACGAACTGGACGAACGCAAAGCTCCTCAATGACACGCGAAATCTGCTGGATCGAAGCAACAAAGTGAACGGTGAGTTAAAGGTCATTTATCAAAGAGTTCGACTTCACTACTCAGACGAATCCAAGGTTAGGCAATTGGAACAAACGTATAGCACGTGA
- a CDS encoding FMN-binding negative transcriptional regulator — MYIPKSFEMNDPTDISNFIQANSFGILVSTVDGIPLATHLPFVYDPTRNILLAHMAKANPQWQNLDGQTVLVVFSGPHAYISPAWYDVPASVPTWNYVAAHVYGTCTVIDGGEPLAELLEGVVRFYEPDSTLTSQADQPFYRNMMNAIVGFRIDITSIQAAAKLSQNKPVAVQERVIANLCQAQDAGATCVAQAMREQLNKRAK, encoded by the coding sequence ATGTATATACCGAAATCATTCGAAATGAACGACCCGACTGACATTTCGAACTTCATCCAGGCGAACAGTTTCGGCATCTTAGTGAGTACCGTTGACGGAATCCCTCTCGCCACTCATCTGCCGTTTGTTTATGACCCCACTCGCAATATCCTGTTGGCCCACATGGCCAAGGCGAATCCACAGTGGCAGAACCTGGACGGACAAACGGTGTTGGTTGTGTTTTCCGGACCACATGCCTACATCTCACCTGCTTGGTACGATGTGCCCGCCTCCGTGCCGACGTGGAACTATGTGGCCGCTCACGTGTACGGAACCTGTACCGTGATCGACGGTGGAGAGCCCTTGGCTGAGCTGTTAGAGGGTGTTGTGCGATTCTATGAGCCAGACTCAACCTTAACATCACAAGCTGACCAACCGTTTTATCGAAATATGATGAACGCCATTGTCGGGTTTCGCATTGATATCACAAGTATTCAGGCAGCGGCAAAGCTGAGTCAGAACAAGCCAGTTGCGGTTCAAGAACGGGTCATTGCCAACCTATGTCAAGCGCAGGACGCAGGAGCCACATGTGTCGCACAAGCCATGCGGGAACAGTTGAACAAACGTGCTAAGTAG